In a genomic window of Pelotomaculum thermopropionicum SI:
- the PurL gene encoding phosphoribosylformylglycinamidine (FGAM) synthase, synthetase domain codes for MIQEVRVTVKDGIPDKKGEDVLYEINHALGIKNVEKVRTARVYRFEGIGKDDAAYLAEKLLAEDVFQFYRINGPVIEGAEVILEVAYKPGVMNPEAASLIKSAADLGISGLVAADSCWEYGFYGKEITGAEIERIVNSLLVNATVEYVVKNPPTTLIIHGTPGPTKIIPIREMSDEELIELSRDKLFLSLEEMKVIQNYFTGIQRDPTDCEIETIAQTWSEHCVHKTFKARLVVDGIEKKPLLKRLKDATEEISHPLVLSAFVDNSGVMEFYDGMAICGKVETHNSPSAIEPYGGAMTGSGGVFRDIVGTGQGAKVVASTDMFCFAPPHTPREHIPPGCLHPHYLLRRVVAGVRDYGNRMGIPTNNGSVHFHRDFRAKPSVIVGAYGILPAAGCRKGKPEAGDLVVALGGRTGRDGIHGATFSSGEMTDRTIEVNSSAVQIGHPIEEKRMFDAILAARDEGLIRAITDCGAGGFASAVGEMGSETGARIALDRAPLKYTGLSPWEILLSESQERMILAVAPEHVNRLFEICRGYNVEATVLGEFTGDHYFTATYEGRVVMNLDMEFLHNGLPQRLLKASWKRPCHAEPGEATTVNWSGLYSQVLSHLNVCSKEPIVRLYDHGVQGTNALPPFGGINGDGPNDAVILTPILGKPYGMIISHGLNPVLNTIDPYYGSLWAATEAASNAVACGANPNEMVLIDNFIWPFPDEELLGALDMAVDACVDFARATGMPFISGKDSLSSTYRGKDGTVIKIPPVLCISAFGRIPDVSRSVSTDFKETGSHIVLVGYRNPNEMAGSVYYEILGATGNNLPRINMRLLKKVLETVYGAINSGKLLACHDISEGGLAASLAEMCFGGDIGAAIRIPGDEKAENFFFNETAGCFLAEVPAVLNPAEIFGEVPYKVIGKTVPGRFITADQSGQPLFAVDLEELKEAWLKPMTEVFR; via the coding sequence ATGATTCAAGAGGTCCGGGTAACTGTCAAGGACGGGATTCCCGACAAAAAGGGCGAGGATGTTCTTTACGAGATAAACCATGCCCTTGGCATTAAAAACGTCGAAAAAGTAAGAACGGCCCGGGTTTACCGATTTGAAGGCATTGGCAAGGATGACGCCGCCTATCTGGCCGAAAAGCTGCTGGCTGAAGATGTTTTTCAGTTCTACCGGATTAACGGGCCAGTAATAGAAGGCGCGGAAGTTATCCTGGAAGTGGCCTATAAACCCGGGGTAATGAATCCGGAGGCAGCATCTCTAATCAAGTCGGCCGCCGACCTGGGCATTTCCGGCCTGGTAGCAGCCGATTCGTGCTGGGAGTACGGCTTTTACGGGAAAGAAATCACCGGCGCCGAAATCGAGCGAATTGTCAACAGCCTGCTGGTCAACGCTACAGTCGAATATGTGGTGAAGAATCCTCCAACAACACTGATCATCCACGGAACGCCGGGACCAACTAAAATAATCCCCATCCGGGAAATGAGCGATGAGGAACTAATTGAACTGAGCCGCGATAAGCTTTTTTTAAGCCTCGAAGAAATGAAAGTTATACAAAATTATTTTACCGGCATTCAGCGGGACCCAACCGATTGCGAGATAGAAACCATTGCCCAGACCTGGTCTGAACACTGCGTCCACAAAACTTTTAAAGCCAGGCTGGTGGTGGACGGAATAGAAAAGAAACCTCTGCTGAAGCGCCTGAAAGATGCCACTGAAGAAATTAGCCATCCGCTGGTGCTTTCGGCTTTTGTGGACAATTCCGGAGTAATGGAATTTTACGATGGCATGGCGATCTGCGGTAAAGTGGAGACCCACAATTCCCCCTCGGCCATTGAGCCGTACGGCGGTGCCATGACCGGCAGCGGAGGGGTTTTCCGCGACATCGTTGGCACGGGTCAGGGCGCAAAAGTGGTGGCCTCAACAGATATGTTCTGCTTTGCCCCGCCGCATACCCCACGGGAACATATTCCGCCCGGCTGCCTCCACCCTCATTATTTATTGAGACGGGTGGTGGCCGGCGTGAGAGACTACGGCAACCGGATGGGCATTCCCACCAACAACGGCTCCGTACACTTTCACCGGGACTTCCGGGCCAAACCCTCGGTTATAGTAGGAGCGTACGGGATCCTCCCTGCTGCAGGATGCCGCAAAGGAAAACCTGAAGCGGGGGATTTGGTGGTAGCCCTTGGCGGGCGCACCGGTCGCGACGGAATTCACGGTGCTACCTTTTCAAGCGGGGAAATGACCGACAGAACTATAGAGGTGAACTCAAGCGCAGTCCAGATTGGCCACCCCATCGAAGAAAAGCGCATGTTTGATGCCATTCTGGCCGCCAGGGACGAGGGCCTGATCCGGGCCATCACCGACTGCGGCGCCGGCGGGTTTGCTTCTGCTGTAGGCGAAATGGGTTCTGAAACAGGGGCTAGAATAGCCCTGGACCGGGCACCTCTAAAATATACTGGTCTTTCACCGTGGGAAATACTCCTTTCGGAAAGCCAGGAAAGAATGATCCTGGCAGTGGCTCCGGAGCATGTTAATCGCCTTTTTGAAATTTGTCGCGGCTATAATGTAGAGGCTACCGTTCTCGGAGAATTTACCGGCGACCACTACTTCACCGCCACATACGAAGGGCGGGTAGTAATGAATTTGGATATGGAATTCCTGCACAACGGCCTGCCCCAGCGCCTGCTGAAAGCTTCCTGGAAGCGCCCTTGCCACGCAGAGCCCGGCGAAGCTACAACTGTCAACTGGAGCGGATTATATAGCCAGGTGCTGTCTCATCTTAACGTCTGCTCCAAAGAACCAATCGTAAGGCTATACGACCACGGCGTCCAGGGCACAAACGCCCTTCCGCCGTTCGGCGGCATTAACGGTGACGGCCCGAACGACGCGGTCATATTGACTCCTATACTCGGCAAACCGTACGGGATGATTATTTCCCACGGCCTTAATCCCGTTTTAAACACAATCGATCCATATTACGGAAGCCTTTGGGCCGCGACCGAGGCGGCTTCCAACGCGGTGGCCTGCGGCGCCAACCCGAATGAAATGGTCCTGATAGACAACTTCATCTGGCCTTTTCCGGACGAAGAACTGCTGGGGGCCCTGGACATGGCGGTAGACGCCTGTGTTGATTTCGCCCGCGCTACCGGCATGCCTTTTATTTCCGGCAAAGACAGCCTATCCAGCACCTACCGTGGCAAAGACGGCACTGTAATTAAGATTCCCCCAGTCCTTTGCATTTCGGCGTTCGGCAGAATACCTGATGTTTCCCGCAGCGTATCAACGGACTTTAAGGAGACCGGCAGCCATATCGTACTGGTAGGTTACCGTAATCCAAATGAAATGGCCGGCTCTGTATACTACGAAATCCTTGGAGCAACGGGAAACAACCTGCCGAGAATTAACATGCGCCTGCTAAAGAAGGTCCTGGAAACTGTATACGGAGCCATTAATTCAGGCAAACTCCTGGCCTGCCACGACATCAGTGAAGGCGGGCTGGCCGCTTCGCTGGCCGAAATGTGTTTCGGCGGTGACATTGGGGCAGCTATAAGAATACCAGGCGATGAAAAGGCCGAAAACTTCTTTTTTAACGAAACGGCCGGATGTTTCCTGGCCGAGGTGCCGGCCGTCCTTAACCCGGCAGAAATATTCGGCGAAGTTCCCTATAAAGTTATCGGGAAAACTGTTCCCGGGCGCTTCATCACGGCCGATCAGTCGGGACAGCCCCTTTTTGCCGTCGATCTGGAAGAATTGAAAGAAGCCTGGCTTAAACCGATGACGGAGGTGTTTCGCTAA
- the PurL gene encoding phosphoribosylformylglycinamidine (FGAM) synthase, glutamine amidotransferase domain: MKKPRVCIMKTDGINCDEETYYAFVKAGAECRIVHVNQLRKGEEKLASYQILALPGGFSYGDDVHSGKILAVELTSFLKDQLKEFVNAGKLIIGICNGFQVLVRTGLLPEQNLDCIKTTLMVNDSGHFECRWVNLLVEHNHCVFTKGLEGTVISVQVAHGEGKFYTDPATLQEIENRGQVVFRYAGTDGRPTVLYPYNPNGSLNAIAGICDSTGRIMGMMPHPERYVEKTQHPNWRRLPGNTLPHGMAIFKNAVEYALQL; encoded by the coding sequence ATGAAAAAGCCCCGCGTTTGCATTATGAAAACCGACGGAATTAATTGCGACGAAGAAACTTATTACGCTTTCGTCAAAGCGGGGGCGGAATGCCGCATCGTTCATGTAAACCAGCTCAGAAAAGGTGAAGAAAAGCTGGCATCTTACCAGATTCTGGCCCTGCCGGGCGGGTTTTCTTACGGGGACGACGTCCATTCAGGCAAAATCCTGGCAGTGGAACTCACTTCCTTCCTTAAGGATCAATTAAAGGAATTTGTAAATGCGGGCAAGCTAATAATAGGAATTTGCAACGGCTTTCAGGTACTGGTAAGAACTGGCCTGCTTCCCGAGCAAAACCTGGACTGCATAAAAACCACGCTCATGGTGAATGACAGCGGCCATTTTGAGTGCCGGTGGGTAAACCTGCTCGTCGAGCATAACCATTGTGTATTTACCAAAGGGCTGGAGGGAACCGTGATCAGCGTTCAGGTTGCTCACGGAGAAGGAAAATTTTATACCGATCCGGCCACCCTGCAGGAAATTGAAAATCGCGGCCAGGTGGTCTTCCGCTACGCCGGAACCGACGGCAGACCTACAGTTCTTTACCCGTACAACCCCAACGGCTCCTTAAATGCCATTGCCGGCATATGCGATTCTACGGGGCGAATCATGGGAATGATGCCCCATCCCGAACGTTACGTAGAAAAAACTCAGCACCCGAACTGGCGCAGGTTGCCCGGCAACACTCTGCCCCACGGAATGGCAATTTTTAAAAACGCAGTTGAGTATGCATTACAGTTATAA